A window of the Nisaea acidiphila genome harbors these coding sequences:
- a CDS encoding BMP family ABC transporter substrate-binding protein, whose amino-acid sequence MIRDFMRAILGGAGMAAAVLTAGAIVTDAQAEDLKVGFVYVGPVGDHGWTYRHDIGRQAIEKELAGKVTTSFVESVQEGPDAERVIRQLASDGHDLIFTTSFGFMNPTVKVAKKFKDVKFEHATGYKRDKNVSTYAARFYEGRYVAGLIAGKMTKSGVIGYVGSFPIPEVVRGINAFTIALRSVNPTAEVKVVWVNSWYDPAKEGDAAKALIDQGADIILQHTDSPAPLQVAEARGVHGFGQASDMAKFAPKAQLSAIIDNWDSYYVARAKAVLDGTWKSEDTWGGIKSGMVEMAPFNSVIPADVQKLATDAIEGQKNGSVFAFTGPIKDQSGTVKVAAGEKLDDGALLGMDWYVEGVQGKLPK is encoded by the coding sequence ATGATTCGAGACTTCATGCGCGCCATCCTCGGCGGCGCCGGTATGGCGGCTGCGGTTCTGACCGCGGGCGCGATCGTCACTGATGCCCAGGCCGAAGACCTCAAGGTCGGCTTCGTCTATGTCGGGCCCGTCGGCGACCATGGCTGGACCTACCGCCACGATATCGGCCGCCAGGCGATCGAGAAGGAACTGGCCGGCAAGGTCACCACCAGCTTCGTCGAGAGCGTCCAGGAAGGCCCCGACGCCGAACGGGTCATCCGCCAGCTGGCCAGCGACGGCCACGATCTGATCTTCACCACGTCCTTCGGATTCATGAACCCTACCGTCAAAGTGGCGAAAAAGTTCAAGGACGTGAAATTCGAGCATGCGACCGGCTACAAGCGTGACAAGAACGTCTCCACCTACGCGGCCCGCTTCTATGAAGGCCGTTATGTCGCGGGCCTGATCGCCGGCAAAATGACCAAGTCCGGCGTGATCGGCTATGTCGGCTCCTTCCCGATTCCGGAAGTGGTGCGCGGCATCAATGCGTTCACCATCGCGCTGCGCTCGGTCAATCCGACCGCCGAAGTGAAGGTCGTCTGGGTCAATTCCTGGTACGATCCGGCGAAGGAAGGCGACGCCGCCAAGGCGCTGATCGACCAGGGCGCGGACATCATCCTGCAGCATACCGATTCCCCCGCCCCGCTTCAGGTCGCCGAGGCGCGCGGCGTACACGGTTTCGGCCAGGCTTCCGACATGGCGAAATTCGCCCCGAAAGCCCAGCTTTCCGCAATCATCGACAATTGGGACAGCTATTACGTCGCACGCGCCAAGGCAGTTCTCGACGGCACCTGGAAGTCCGAGGACACCTGGGGCGGCATCAAGTCCGGCATGGTCGAGATGGCCCCGTTCAATTCCGTCATTCCGGCGGACGTGCAGAAACTCGCCACCGACGCGATCGAAGGCCAGAAGAACGGCTCGGTCTTCGCCTTCACCGGCCCGATCAAGGACCAGAGTGGCACCGTGAAAGTCGCCGCCGGCGAGAAGCTGGATGACGGCGCCCTGCTCGGCATGGACTGGTATGTCGAAGGGGTGCAGGGCAAGCTTCCTAAGTAA
- a CDS encoding cold-shock protein: MPTGTVKFFKTDKGYGFITPEDGSRDVFVHVSAVQNSGLPTISEGQKLNFEVQEDTRGPKAVNLSVAD, encoded by the coding sequence ATGCCCACGGGTACGGTAAAGTTCTTCAAGACCGACAAGGGATATGGGTTCATCACGCCGGAGGACGGCTCGCGAGACGTATTCGTCCATGTCTCGGCCGTACAAAATTCCGGTCTGCCGACTATTTCCGAAGGTCAGAAGCTGAACTTCGAAGTGCAGGAAGACACCCGAGGACCGAAGGCCGTCAATCTTTCGGTCGCGGATTAA